The window GCCTGAGGCCGAGGAAGTTGAGGTCGAGATCGCGCCCGCCGACCTTCGCATCGATACGTACTGCGCTTCGGGCGCGGGCGGCCAGTACGTCAACCGCACGGAGACGGCGATCCGCATCACCCATCTGCCGACGGGCATCGTCGTGCAGTGCCAGGACGAAAAGTCGCAGCTCAAGAACAAGGAAAAGGCCATGCGCGTCCTGCGTGCGCGCATCTTGGAGGCGGCGCGCGAGGAGCAGGCGGCGACGGTCGCCGCCGACCGCAAGAGTCAGGTCGGCTCGGGCGACCGCAGCGAGCGCATACGCACCTACAACTTCCCGCAGGGGCGCGTGACCGATCACCGCATCGGTCTGACGCTGCACAAGCTCGCGGCCGTGCTCGACGGGGACTTGGATGAGCTTCTGGCCGCGCTGATCACGGCGGATCAAGCGGAAAAGCTCAGGCAGGCCCAGTGATGGCGCACGAAGTCTGGACGATCGGCTCGATCCTCTCGTGGACACAGGGCTACTTCACGGAAAAGGGCATCGAGACGCCGCGCCTCGATGCCGAAGTGCTTCTCTCGCATGTGCTCAAAAAGGAGCGCATATACCTCTACGTCCATTTTGACGAGCCGCTGGAAAAGGAAGAGCTTGCGGCGTTCCGCAAGGCGGTCGCTGAGCGTGCGCGGCGCGTGCCGACGGCCTACATCACGGGCAGGCGCGAGTTCATGGGGCTGGATTTCGCCGTGTCGAGGGCGACGCTGATTCCGCGTCCCGATACGGAGATCCTTGTGGAAGCGGCCATCGAGAGATTGGGACGGCTGGCAGAGAATGGGAGAAAGCCCCTGCGTTTCGCTGACATCGGCACGGGGACGGGCGCGATCGCGCTCTCGGTGCTCAAGTACGCTTCGGAAGACGTCGCGGCGGATGCCGTCGACATCTCGGGCGCGGCGCTCGCCGTCGCAAGAGAGAACGCCGAGCGGCTGGGACTCTCTGCGCGCGTGCATTTTTATGAGGGTGATCTTCTCGCGCCGCTTTCCCATGCGGCATACGATGCGATCCTCTCGAACCCGCCCTACATCCCCGACGCCGACATCGAGCGCCTTGCGCCCGAAGTGCGCAGCTATGAGCCGATGACCGCGCTCAAGGGCGGTGCGGACGGTATGGACTTCTACGCGCGTCTTGTCGAGGCGGCGCCGCAGCATTTGCTGGCGGGTGGCTTCCTCGCCGTGGAGGCGGGCATCGGTCAGGCGCAGAAGATTCGCGCCTTGGCGAAAGAGCCTTGGGGCGATGTCGAGATCTTGCCGGATCTCGCGGGCATCGAGCGCGTCGTCGTGCTGTGGAGAAAATGAGGCTGCGCCGCGCAAGCGGCGCTTTTTGCATGTGATTTTCGCACCGCTTCCGGAAGGTGCGAGGGCGTGTGCGGTTCGCCGGACAGGGGAGGAAATGTCTGTGTTTTCAACAAAGGTTCTGCCGCCGACAGCAGCCGCCATCGAGGAGGCGGCGCATCTTCTTCGTGCGGGCGAGGTCGTAGCCTTTCCGACGGAGACGGTCTACGGACTCGGCGCGAACGGCTTCGACGCCGCCGCCTGCACGAAGATCTACGAGGCGAAGGGGCGGCCTTCGGACAATCCGCTGATCCTGCACATCGCGCACCGCGCCATGCTCGACGAAGTGGCGCTCGACGTGCCCGAGATGGCGGAGCATCTTCTGGCGGCATTTGCGCCCGGGCCTCTGACCTTGGTGCTGCGCCGCCGCGCCGCTGTGCCCGATCGCATCACGGGCGGCCTCGCGACGGTCGGCGTGCGCATGCCGGAGAATGACGCCGCGCTCGCCCTGATTCGTGCAACGGGCTTTCCTCTGGCCGCGCCGAGCGCCAACACGTCGGGCAGGCCGAGTCCGACGACGGCGGAGGCGGTGCTCGAAGACCTCGCAGGGCGCATCCCGCTGATTCTCGACGGCGGCCCGTGTCGCTTCGGCGTCGAATCGACGATCGTCGATGTGACGGGCGAGGCTGCCGTCATCCTGCGTCCCGGCGCCATCACGCGCGAAATGCTCGAAGAGGTCGTCGCCGACGTACGGCTCGACCCGGGACTCGCCGCGCAGGAGCGTGCGGCGCAGATGAGCGTCAGCGCGGTGTGCCCTGCGGCGGCGAACGGCGCGGAAGCAGGGGAGACGGCTGACGTGCATACGGTCGCCGCCGCACCGCGAGCGCCCGGCATGAAGTACACGCACTATGCGCCGCGAGCGCCGCTGACCTTGCTCGCCGCCCCGCCCGCTGACTTGCCCGCCGCCTTTCGCGCGGCGCTCGCCGAAGCGGCGGGCAAGTCGGTCGGCCTCATCGTGACGGATGAGACAGCGGCGGCGCTTGCAGGCGAGGCGGAAGAAGACTTTGTCGTGCGTCTCGGTGCGAGAAAAGACGTGCGTGCCATCGCCGCGCATCTTTACGAAGCCCTTCGCGCCTTCGACGAAAAAAAGGTTGACTTCATCCTCGGCGAAGCGCTCGACGAAAGCGGCTTGGGACTCGCCATCATGAACCGCCTCAAGAAGGCCGCAGGGTATCGGATTCGCCGCTTTTGAACGGCATGTGATATAATGGGGACAAGTGAATGAGGAGGGGATAATCATGGACAGCCGATTCATGCCCGAGGTGCTGCAGGCCGTGCCGGGCGACGGATATGTCATCTATGCGTATTTCAACGACGGCACCGTGCGCCGCTACGATGCGGCGAAGCTCGTGCAGAAGGGCGGCGTCTTCGCGCGCCTCAAAGAGCGCGCATTCTTCACCGCCGCCCTGACGGTCATGAACGGCACGGCGGCATGGGACGTCACGGGGACGCGCGATGCGGCGCAGTGCATTGATATAGATCCGTTCGTCCTCTATGAGTCTCCTGTCGTA of the Selenomonas sputigena genome contains:
- the prmC gene encoding peptide chain release factor N(5)-glutamine methyltransferase; the encoded protein is MAHEVWTIGSILSWTQGYFTEKGIETPRLDAEVLLSHVLKKERIYLYVHFDEPLEKEELAAFRKAVAERARRVPTAYITGRREFMGLDFAVSRATLIPRPDTEILVEAAIERLGRLAENGRKPLRFADIGTGTGAIALSVLKYASEDVAADAVDISGAALAVARENAERLGLSARVHFYEGDLLAPLSHAAYDAILSNPPYIPDADIERLAPEVRSYEPMTALKGGADGMDFYARLVEAAPQHLLAGGFLAVEAGIGQAQKIRALAKEPWGDVEILPDLAGIERVVVLWRK
- a CDS encoding L-threonylcarbamoyladenylate synthase, with product MSVFSTKVLPPTAAAIEEAAHLLRAGEVVAFPTETVYGLGANGFDAAACTKIYEAKGRPSDNPLILHIAHRAMLDEVALDVPEMAEHLLAAFAPGPLTLVLRRRAAVPDRITGGLATVGVRMPENDAALALIRATGFPLAAPSANTSGRPSPTTAEAVLEDLAGRIPLILDGGPCRFGVESTIVDVTGEAAVILRPGAITREMLEEVVADVRLDPGLAAQERAAQMSVSAVCPAAANGAEAGETADVHTVAAAPRAPGMKYTHYAPRAPLTLLAAPPADLPAAFRAALAEAAGKSVGLIVTDETAAALAGEAEEDFVVRLGARKDVRAIAAHLYEALRAFDEKKVDFILGEALDESGLGLAIMNRLKKAAGYRIRRF
- a CDS encoding DUF2442 domain-containing protein, translating into MDSRFMPEVLQAVPGDGYVIYAYFNDGTVRRYDAAKLVQKGGVFARLKERAFFTAALTVMNGTAAWDVTGTRDAAQCIDIDPFVLYESPVVPDPLERAHTPGDHACAMKVDAENT